One segment of Shewanella piezotolerans WP3 DNA contains the following:
- the coxB gene encoding cytochrome c oxidase subunit II, producing MKQLLYCVLALIFTPALFASEMPLNMTEGVTAISEQVYSLHMIILYICCAIGLVVFGVMIYAMINHRKSKGAVAANFHESTKVEILWTVVPFIILIIMAIPATKTLIAMEDPSDADLTIKITGSQWKWHYSYFNQDVEFYSLMSTPRAQIEGTEAKGEHYLLEVDKPLVLPINRKVRFLMTSEDVIHSWWVPAFAVKKDANPGFINEAWTKIDKPGVYRGQCAELCGKDHGFMPIVVEALSEADFDNWLIAQKQAANNAEAAAQAALSKTLTMDELMTQGEQIYMARCAACHQPNGAGLPGVFPSLIGSPMIKGPVADHIDIVVNGKPGTAMQAFAKQLTATEIAAVVTFERNAWGNNSGDSVQAADVSSDDANPAVSGASTAVPVTLPAELPAAAADPATSTVTETVSETVEDVKAAVLDDLSMDELMTMGEKVYMIKCVACHQAAGTGLPGAFPSLVNSPIITGPVTEHLDIVINGKAGTAMQGFSSQLTPQELAAVITYERNAWGNDSGDAVQASDVDGHGK from the coding sequence GTGAAGCAATTGTTGTATTGTGTGTTGGCGCTAATATTTACGCCTGCACTTTTTGCATCAGAAATGCCACTTAATATGACAGAAGGCGTGACGGCGATCAGTGAACAGGTTTATAGCCTTCACATGATCATCCTTTACATCTGTTGTGCTATTGGCTTAGTTGTTTTTGGCGTGATGATTTATGCCATGATCAACCACCGCAAATCAAAAGGCGCAGTCGCCGCCAACTTTCATGAAAGTACTAAAGTCGAAATATTATGGACTGTAGTGCCTTTTATTATTCTTATCATCATGGCTATTCCGGCAACCAAAACACTCATAGCCATGGAAGATCCAAGCGATGCAGACCTAACTATTAAAATTACGGGTTCGCAGTGGAAGTGGCATTACAGCTACTTTAATCAAGATGTAGAGTTTTACAGCTTAATGTCTACCCCACGAGCGCAGATAGAAGGCACCGAAGCTAAAGGTGAGCACTATTTACTGGAGGTTGATAAGCCCCTGGTATTGCCCATTAATCGCAAAGTCCGCTTTTTAATGACCTCGGAAGACGTTATTCACTCTTGGTGGGTACCGGCTTTTGCAGTTAAGAAGGATGCTAACCCAGGCTTTATCAATGAAGCCTGGACCAAGATAGATAAACCAGGTGTATACCGTGGTCAATGTGCTGAGTTATGCGGTAAGGACCATGGATTTATGCCCATTGTGGTGGAAGCACTATCGGAAGCTGACTTCGATAACTGGCTTATCGCTCAAAAACAAGCTGCTAATAATGCTGAAGCAGCAGCTCAAGCAGCACTTTCTAAAACCTTGACCATGGATGAGCTGATGACTCAAGGGGAGCAGATATACATGGCTCGCTGTGCCGCATGTCATCAACCTAATGGTGCAGGCTTACCCGGCGTGTTCCCATCGCTTATTGGTAGTCCGATGATTAAAGGCCCAGTTGCAGACCATATTGATATCGTGGTTAACGGCAAACCAGGCACTGCGATGCAAGCTTTTGCCAAGCAGCTAACCGCTACAGAGATTGCTGCAGTGGTCACCTTTGAGCGTAATGCTTGGGGCAATAACTCCGGCGACTCGGTTCAAGCCGCAGATGTTAGCTCAGATGATGCTAACCCTGCTGTCTCGGGCGCTTCTACTGCGGTACCAGTGACATTACCCGCAGAACTCCCAGCCGCAGCCGCAGACCCAGCAACATCGACAGTCACGGAGACTGTAAGTGAAACTGTTGAGGATGTTAAGGCTGCGGTGCTAGATGACTTGAGCATGGATGAACTAATGACCATGGGTGAGAAAGTATACATGATCAAGTGTGTCGCCTGTCATCAAGCGGCAGGCACTGGACTGCCTGGCGCTTTCCCCTCCTTAGTTAATAGTCCCATCATTACCGGACCTGTTACCGAGCATTTAGATATTGTGATCAATGGTAAAGCTGGCACAGCAATGCAAGGCTTTAGCTCGCAGCTTACACCGCAGGAATTAGCCGCAGTTATAACTTATGAGCGCAATGCATGGGGTAATGACTCCGGTGATGCGGTGCAGGCTTCTGATGTTGATGGCCACGGAAAGTAA
- the ctaD gene encoding cytochrome c oxidase subunit I produces MSTITQDTPAAQDDHHDEHHGAPKGIMRWILTTNHKDIGTLYLWFSFIMFLTGGAMAMVIRAELFQPGLQLVEPNFFNQMTTVHGLVMVFGAVMPAFTGLANWLIPMMIGAPDMALPRMNNWSFWILPFAFAILLSSLFMEGGGPNFGWTFYAPLSTTYSPDSTALFVFSVHIMGMSSIMGAINVVVTIVNMRAPGMTWMKLPLFVWTWLITAFLLIAVMPVLAGTVTMVLTDKYFATSFFDAAGGGDPVMFQHIFWFFGHPEVYIMILPSFGIISAIVPAFSRKPLFGYASMVYATASIAVLSFLVWAHHMFTTGMPVFAELFFMYCTMLIAVPTGVKVFNWVATMWRGSISFETPMLFAVAFIILFTIGGFSGLMLAITPADFQYHDTYFVVAHFHYVLVTGAIFSIMAAAYYWLPKWTGNMYSESLGRWHFWCSVISVNVLFFPMHFLGLAGMPRRIPDYAIQFADVNQIVSIGGFAFGLSQLIFLAVVIKCIRGGEKAPAKPWDGAEGLEWTIPSPAPYHSFTTPPEVK; encoded by the coding sequence ATGAGCACTATTACTCAAGATACACCTGCCGCTCAGGACGATCACCATGATGAACATCATGGGGCGCCGAAAGGCATTATGCGCTGGATATTAACCACTAACCACAAAGATATCGGCACGCTTTACCTATGGTTCAGTTTCATTATGTTCCTTACAGGTGGCGCAATGGCTATGGTTATTCGAGCTGAGCTATTTCAGCCCGGTTTACAACTCGTGGAGCCTAATTTTTTCAACCAGATGACCACAGTACACGGCTTAGTTATGGTCTTTGGGGCGGTGATGCCGGCTTTTACCGGCTTAGCTAACTGGCTGATCCCAATGATGATCGGTGCGCCAGATATGGCGCTACCGCGCATGAATAACTGGAGCTTTTGGATCCTACCGTTTGCATTTGCCATTCTGTTAAGTTCACTGTTTATGGAAGGCGGTGGACCTAACTTTGGTTGGACCTTCTATGCCCCACTATCAACGACTTATAGTCCTGACAGCACTGCTCTATTCGTTTTTTCAGTACATATCATGGGTATGAGTTCGATTATGGGCGCAATTAACGTTGTCGTAACCATCGTCAACATGCGTGCTCCAGGCATGACATGGATGAAATTGCCGCTGTTTGTTTGGACTTGGTTGATCACCGCATTCCTGCTAATAGCGGTGATGCCGGTATTAGCTGGAACCGTCACCATGGTACTAACCGATAAGTACTTCGCTACCAGCTTCTTCGATGCTGCTGGAGGCGGCGATCCAGTCATGTTCCAGCATATTTTCTGGTTCTTTGGCCACCCAGAAGTGTACATTATGATTTTGCCATCTTTCGGCATTATCTCAGCCATTGTTCCCGCTTTCAGCCGTAAACCTCTCTTTGGTTATGCCTCAATGGTGTATGCCACAGCCAGTATTGCGGTGCTGTCGTTCTTAGTTTGGGCGCATCACATGTTTACCACAGGGATGCCGGTGTTCGCCGAACTCTTCTTCATGTACTGCACTATGCTCATCGCTGTACCTACTGGAGTTAAGGTATTCAACTGGGTCGCTACCATGTGGCGCGGATCGATAAGTTTTGAAACACCAATGCTGTTTGCCGTGGCGTTTATCATTCTGTTCACCATTGGTGGATTCTCTGGTTTGATGTTGGCCATTACTCCTGCTGATTTCCAGTACCACGATACCTACTTTGTAGTGGCGCATTTCCACTATGTATTAGTCACTGGGGCGATATTTTCCATTATGGCTGCAGCGTATTACTGGCTACCTAAATGGACTGGCAACATGTATAGCGAGAGCTTAGGCCGCTGGCACTTCTGGTGCTCAGTTATCTCGGTAAACGTGTTGTTTTTCCCAATGCACTTCCTCGGGTTGGCAGGTATGCCTCGCCGAATACCTGATTACGCTATTCAGTTTGCAGACGTGAATCAGATTGTATCGATTGGTGGCTTCGCCTTTGGATTATCGCAGCTGATCTTTTTAGCGGTAGTGATCAAATGTATTCGCGGCGGTGAAAAAGCCCCAGCAAAACCATGGGATGGCGCAGAAGGATTGGAATGGACAATACCAAGCCCGGCACCTTACCACTCATTTACAACACCACCTGAGGTGAAATAA
- a CDS encoding cytochrome c oxidase assembly protein, translating to MSQPQSRSNRKLITMLLLGAVGMFGFGFALVPLYDVLCDTLGINGKTQSTASVYKPVTVDKNRTVTIEFVSQVQSDMPWEFKPQMNSMQVHPGELIRTHFVAKNLSANHIVGQAIPSVSPGQGAAYFNKTECFCFNQQVLAATATADLPLIFYVDPELPDSISTLTLSYTLYNITDKSYAGSVEQGAAR from the coding sequence ATGAGCCAGCCACAGAGCAGATCAAACCGAAAGTTAATTACCATGCTGCTTTTAGGCGCTGTGGGTATGTTTGGTTTCGGTTTTGCTCTCGTGCCGCTGTATGACGTGCTATGCGACACGCTAGGTATTAATGGCAAGACTCAAAGTACCGCCAGTGTTTATAAGCCCGTTACGGTAGATAAAAATAGAACTGTCACCATTGAGTTTGTTTCCCAAGTACAAAGCGATATGCCCTGGGAGTTCAAACCTCAAATGAACAGTATGCAAGTACACCCTGGAGAACTTATTCGCACTCACTTTGTTGCTAAGAATTTGTCTGCGAATCATATCGTAGGCCAAGCAATACCGTCGGTGTCTCCAGGGCAAGGGGCAGCTTATTTTAATAAAACAGAGTGCTTCTGTTTTAATCAGCAAGTATTAGCTGCAACAGCAACTGCCGATCTACCGCTTATCTTTTATGTGGACCCAGAATTACCGGACTCCATCTCTACCTTGACCCTCTCTTATACCCTCTACAATATTACCGACAAGAGCTATGCCGGTAGCGTAGAGCAAGGAGCTGCAAGATGA
- a CDS encoding cytochrome c oxidase subunit 3 codes for MTTKHEPYYVPAQSAWPIIGAIGLFLIAFGAGSFVSELNSEGGIGGYILLAGIAVIIFMIFGWFRTVIAESMAGLYSEQMDRSFRQGMSWFIFSEVMFFAAFFGALFYARMIAIPWLGGASNNAMTHEVLWPTFEAVWPLVTTPDGTTTEAMGWTGLPLYNTLILLTSSVTLHFAHVGLEKNKRQALTAWLALTIVLGIGFLFLQAEEYIHAYQEMGLTLESGVYGNTFFLLTGFHGMHVTLGTVFLIVLFFRVLKGHFTPEHHFAFQAGSWYWHFVDVVWLCLFIFVYVL; via the coding sequence ATGACGACCAAGCACGAACCCTATTATGTACCAGCGCAAAGTGCCTGGCCGATTATCGGCGCCATCGGGTTGTTTCTTATCGCATTTGGTGCAGGTAGCTTTGTATCTGAGCTGAATAGCGAAGGCGGCATCGGCGGTTATATATTATTAGCCGGAATAGCTGTGATTATTTTTATGATCTTCGGTTGGTTTAGAACGGTTATTGCAGAATCAATGGCTGGTCTCTATTCAGAACAGATGGATCGATCATTTAGACAAGGGATGAGCTGGTTTATCTTCTCTGAAGTGATGTTTTTCGCTGCATTTTTCGGTGCGCTATTTTACGCTAGAATGATTGCAATCCCTTGGCTTGGCGGTGCATCCAATAATGCCATGACCCACGAAGTGCTTTGGCCTACGTTTGAAGCGGTATGGCCACTAGTCACAACACCTGATGGTACCACGACCGAAGCGATGGGCTGGACAGGTTTGCCGCTATACAACACCCTTATTCTACTAACATCATCAGTGACACTGCATTTTGCCCATGTAGGGCTGGAAAAAAACAAACGTCAGGCACTAACGGCCTGGTTAGCATTAACCATCGTGTTAGGTATTGGCTTTTTATTCTTGCAAGCTGAAGAGTATATCCATGCCTATCAAGAGATGGGGCTAACGCTTGAATCTGGCGTTTACGGTAACACCTTCTTTCTACTCACAGGGTTTCACGGCATGCACGTGACATTAGGAACGGTGTTTCTCATAGTGTTATTTTTCAGGGTACTGAAAGGACATTTCACCCCTGAACATCACTTTGCGTTCCAAGCGGGTAGCTGGTATTGGCACTTTGTAGATGTAGTGTGGCTATGCCTATTTATATTTGTCTATGTACTTTAA
- a CDS encoding DUF2909 family protein produces the protein MNMLFVFKLVLVLLLLFILVNLARALFVMVKGEKSVPMSQYLGRRVLFSVLVVMLLLVALGTGIIAPNPRPY, from the coding sequence ATGAATATGCTATTTGTTTTTAAGCTGGTTTTAGTACTACTACTGCTGTTCATATTGGTTAATTTAGCGAGAGCCCTATTTGTGATGGTTAAAGGTGAAAAGAGTGTACCCATGAGCCAATATTTAGGCCGACGAGTACTCTTTTCTGTGCTGGTGGTTATGTTACTGCTAGTGGCTTTAGGAACTGGGATTATTGCGCCGAACCCCAGACCCTATTAG
- a CDS encoding SURF1 family protein, with protein MNGRSRNSNGQAALSQRQNASVLSYEQLLAKLGDDNLTGYKLSTQVAPILQQVFLLDNQTVNGRVGYLAYQAFEVSPDKPWLLVELGFEAGSVDRSILPNVAALTSPLQLSGRVYQKQMNPMSSELMAETGSPIRIQNLNIEQLAQLIKKPLAPVVLQPNNIPDDSRVHPWQPIPLSSQKHQGYAVQWFSMAGVFGVIMLFLFFRKLKQQHNQ; from the coding sequence TTGAACGGGCGGAGCAGAAACAGCAATGGGCAAGCAGCGCTTAGCCAACGACAAAACGCTAGCGTACTGAGCTATGAACAACTACTCGCTAAACTTGGCGATGACAATCTAACAGGCTATAAACTAAGTACTCAGGTAGCGCCCATTTTGCAGCAAGTATTTCTACTAGATAACCAAACCGTTAACGGTAGAGTTGGCTATTTAGCCTATCAAGCTTTTGAAGTTTCACCAGATAAACCATGGTTATTAGTTGAGTTAGGCTTTGAGGCTGGAAGCGTTGATCGCTCAATATTGCCTAACGTTGCAGCGTTAACGAGTCCCTTACAGTTAAGTGGACGCGTCTACCAAAAACAGATGAACCCAATGAGTTCAGAGCTCATGGCTGAAACAGGCTCACCTATACGGATCCAAAATTTAAACATAGAGCAACTTGCACAGTTAATTAAGAAACCACTCGCGCCAGTCGTGCTGCAACCCAACAATATTCCCGATGACAGCCGTGTTCATCCATGGCAACCGATTCCACTATCTTCACAAAAGCATCAAGGATATGCAGTGCAGTGGTTCAGTATGGCTGGAGTATTTGGAGTCATTATGTTGTTTTTGTTTTTTCGCAAATTAAAACAACAACATAATCAATAA